One Elgaria multicarinata webbii isolate HBS135686 ecotype San Diego chromosome 7, rElgMul1.1.pri, whole genome shotgun sequence DNA window includes the following coding sequences:
- the LOC134401998 gene encoding mas-related G-protein coupled receptor member H-like, giving the protein MKRFHIENNVSNYDQPYQTPMIIWNVYECIINKRCPPGDLESRPSPFPNLNGSTETGHQINSTNRLPFSNLSEDIINSFIVVVCLLGLLGNGIVFWILGFRLKRNHFTTYILNLSIADFGVLITLLSTATFALVVTLYNVLSLFFLLFLELFFFTYSTSQFLLAAISIDRCVAVLFPLWHRCRRPPRLSTFACALIWIFSFLLSGIHFTLQMTGRIGNAPLFFQLIVNALLCTPLMVISTLTLFIHVCCKSKQWLQGKLVTAILLALLLFLLFAFPINAFYIIYSYYAPNPILMLAGFACASLNSSINPLIYFLVGSRQKKGKLRMSMKVAFQRVFSDAEELIEEQSHST; this is encoded by the exons ATGAAGAGGTTTCATATCGAAAACAATGTCTCAAATTATGATCAACCTTATCAGACTCCAATGATTATTTG GAATGTGTATGAATGCATTATCAATAAGAGATGTCCTCCTGGAGATTTAGAAAGCAGACCCTCACCTTTTCCAAATTTAAATGGAAGTACTGAAACTGGACATCAAATTAACAGCACAAATAGGCTTCCCTTCAGCAATTTATCAGAAGACATTATCAACAGCTTCATTGTCGTTGTCTGCCTGTTGGGTCTTCTCGGAAATGGAATTGTATTTTGGATTCTTGGCTTCCGCCTTAAGAGGAATCATTTCACCACCTACATCCTGAACCTCTCCATCGCTGACTTTGGTGTCCTCATCACTCTCCTTAGTACTGCTACATTTGCACTTGTAGTAACTTTGTATAAtgttctctctctgttttttctATTATTTCTTGAGTTATTTTTCTTCACATATTCTACTAGTCAATTTCTGCTGGCCGCCATCAGTATCGACAGGTGTGTGGCTGTCCTCTTCCCACTTTGGCATCGATGCCGTCGTCCACCACGTTTATCCACATTTGCGTGTGCTCTAATATGGATCTTCTCCTTCCTGCTCTCTGGAATTCACTTTACTCTGCAAATGACTGGGAGAATTGGAAATGCCCCCTTATTTTTTCAACTAATCGTGAATGCTCTGCTTTGCACCCCACTCATGGTCATCTCCACACTGACCTTATTTATTCATGTCTGCTGTAAATCAAAGCAATGGCTGCAAGGGAAGCTTGTCACGGCCATTTTGCTGGCGCTTCTCTTGTTCCTCCTTTTCGCTTTTCCAATCAATGCCTTCTACATAATTTACTCTTATTATGCGCCAAATCCAATTTTAATGTTAGCTGGGTTTGCCTGTGCCTCTCTGAACAGTAGCATCAACCCACTAATATATTTCTTAGTTGGAAGTAGACAGAAGAAAGGTAAACTCAGAATGTCAATGAAGGTTGCATTCCAGAGAGTTTTCAGTGATGCAGAGGAATTAATAGAAGAGCAAAGTCATAGCACATAA